CAATGTAGGATTATTTTATTAGACCGACAACCAAAAATTATGGCCTAAAAAAATTTTTATTCGCCAGAAACTTGTTCTTAAAAAGTAAGTTCGTAATTTTGCAACTCATTTCGCACAAGAGGTGCTACAGATGATAAAAAATGGCGAGGTAGCTCAGATGGTTAGAGCGCAGGATTCATAACCCTGAGGTCACGGGTTCGACTCCCGTCTTCGCTACTTATGAACCGCTTATACAAATTGTATAAGCGGTTTTTTTATGCCCTTACTGTAGTTTTTATACTTAAGATATTAAACGTGGGCAGGCTACCAAGGTAAAATACCCGGGTCAGGAAATATTGAGGATTTGTTTAAGCTGGAGTGTGAGGGATTCTGGAGTTTAGCTCAGCTTTTTTTTGCTTCAGCAACCTATTTGTCTTTGCAACTTTTATTCTGTCATAAACTACCAATAGTGCAATGACCAGAAAAAAAGCAAACCAGATGCATGTAATTAAAGTTGATAGTGACATCTATATGCGGTAAGAAGCCTCTTTTAATATACGTAATTACTACGTAATATCACAATTAAATGTTGATATAGTTACACAAAATAATGGATATTATTTCTCTTTTGGTAGACTTTTTTGAGATTTTATTTTTAAGAGATTCTGATGAATGAAAATTTTTATCTGCATTAAATCACTCAGATAACTCATAATGCACATATTATTGTCTTTTATCAGACTTTTTTACTCTGCTTATTGTCCTTATCTTTTCGTAAAACTATACCTATGACAGCATTGAAAGTTCAATTCAAAAATAAAGAAGGCCTGCAGTTGGCAGCACGACTGGAAAAACCTGCGAATAATACCCCTAAAGCTTATGCCATCTTTGCTCATTGTTTTACATGTAGTAAAAACCTTACAGCAATTGCTAACATAAGCAGAGCACTTACCCAGGTCGGATATGCTGTACTCAGGTTTGATTTTGCTGGTTTAGGAGAAAGTGAGGGTGACTTTGCAGATACCAACTTTACCTCTAATGTAAGCGACCTGGAAGCCGCCGCAGACTATCTGACGAAAGAGTACGAAGCACCCAAGCTGTTGATAGGTCACTCTTTAGGAGGAACTGCAGTATTGGTTGCCAGCCTAAATATTAAATCCGCAGAAGCAGTCGTTACCATTGGCTCTCCGGCAGAGCCCCAGCATGTAACACACTTACTAACCACTGATATTGATGAGATTGAAAAAGAAGGGAAAGCTGAAGTAAATATCGGAGGAAGATCATTTATGATCAAAAAGCAATTTTTGGATGACCTGGAGCAGGTACACAAACATCATAGAATTGAAGAAATTAAAAGACCACTTCTGATACTACACTCCCCAATTGATAATGTAGTATCCATTGATAATGCAGCGGATATTTATAAACAGGCTTTTCACCCCAAGTCATTTGTTTCACTAGACCAGGCGGATCACTTACTTAGCAATAAGGAAGATTCTATGTATGTAGGAAATATAATAGCCTCTTGGGTAAGTCGTTACATTAAAACTCAGGACGTTACGCCTCTCAAAACTGACAAACATCTGGTAACTCGCACTAAAGATAGTTTTACTACTGAAATTATGACCGAGCAGCACTCTTTAATCGCAGATGAACCTCAGGATGCAGGAGGAACTGACCTTGGCCCCTCCCCTTACGAACTATTAGCCGCTAGCCTGGGAGCCTGTACTGGTATGACATTAAGGATGTATGCGGACCATAAAAAATGGCCTCTACAAGAAGTTAGGGTTCATTTAAAGCACGAAAAAATTCATGCAGAGGATTGTAAAGAGTGTGAGGAGGACGCAAAAAAGATTGATCACATAGAAAGGATCATTGAAATTGAGGGAGATTTGGATCAAAAACAAAAAGAAAGACTACTGGAAATAGCGAATAAATGTCCGGTACATAAGACACTAAACTCTCCGACCAAAATCATCACAGAGTTGAGAGAAGCATAGTTCTCTCAACTTTTTCTTCTGCCTTTTCTGCCATTCCGTCCTTTGTTACGGCTTTTGCCATTTCTTCCATTATTTGGATTGTAAGTTGGCGTTTCCCCCATATGTTCAGGCAGCTTAGCTTTAGTGATTTCTTCACCAATGAGAGTCTCTATTTGTCCGAAAGAACGTTGTTCTTTTGGTCCAATAAAAGTGAATGCAGCTCCTTTTTTATCTGCACGAGCGGTTCTACCTACCCGGTGCACATAATCTTCCGCATCATTAGGAACATCGTAGTTAATTACCAATTCTATACCGTCTACATCTATACCACGAGAGAGTATATCAGTAGCTACCAGCACTTGTAACTGCTTATTTCTAAAACGTCTCATAATGTCTTCCCGCTCGCTCTGGTCAAGGTCAGAGTGGATAGCGGCAATATCATAATCCAGCTTATCCAGCGCTTTGCTAATCTCTTTTACCGTAACTTTGCGTGCACAAAACACAATAAGAGAGCCTACTTTTTTAGCTTTTAGTAAGTGCTCAAGCAAAGGTAATTTCTGATCGTCAAACAAGACGAAGGCAGCCTGCAATATCCCTTTAGCTGTTTTGGAAACTGCAATATTTATCTCCAGAGGTTCTTCCTGAATATTTTTAGCCAATTGCCTGATTTTAGGAGGCATAGTAGCAGAAAATAGCAGGGTCTGTTTTTTCTTTGGCAGATAGCTGCTTATTCTCATAATATCGTCAAAGAAGCCCATATCCAGCATACGATCAGCCTCATCCAATATGAAATGACGCAGGTTATCCAGATTAACATAGCCCAGATTAAGATGAGACATAAGTTTGCCGGGAGTCGCGACAATAATATTTGTACCTTTTTTGAGTGCAGACTTCTGACGATCAAAAGTTGCTCCATCACTCCCTCCATAAATAGTAATTGAACTAATAGAAGTGAAGTACGAAAAACCTTCCAGCTGCTGGTCTATCTGAACGGCAAGCTCACGAGTAGGCACAATAATCAGCGTACTGATATTTTCGTTCCTGTTTTTTACTAAATCATTGAGGGTTGGAAGTAGATAAGCAGCAGTTTTTCCCGTTCCGGTCTGTGCGCATGCTATTACATCTTTGCCTTCTAGTATGGAGGGTATGGCTTGTTCCTGAACCGGAGTAGGTTGCTCAAATCCCATCGCGCTTATACCTTCCTGAAGTTGTTCTTGAAAGTTGAAATCTTTAAACGTCAAATTATCTGTAGAATTAATGTGGTTATCTTTTAGCTTTTGCACTGTAGCAAATATATAAAAAAAAATACGGCTATTTCCGCTATTCAAAAGCGAAACAACCGTACTTTGTTTAAGAGTTTTATTATTTAAGCACTAATCGTGCTTATATCATTTCTCTTTCCTGAGCTAATTTTAAAAGTTTACCAATTACAACTTCAGTCGGAGTCTCTCTTTGGGGATCGTCCTGAATTACCTGTATAAAATCATCTACAAACTCCTGCTTTAGTCCTAGAGTAGTTGCAAATCGCTTACAGATTTCTATTTCTCTATCGTGTACCTCCCCATCTATCAGCATCATACAAACTAAATGATGAAGGTGATCAAAGCGCTCACGATCATTGGTAGGAGGATCGTACTGAAAAGCTTCAGGGTTATCCTTAATATTTTTTACTTCTTCTTCTGTAATGTTATAACGCTGAGCCATAGAAAGCAGATAATCTACTTCCAGCCCATCAAAAGAACCATCAGAAGCCGCTACTGCAAGGAGATTGCTAAGGTGGGCTTTGGCTCTCTTTTTCTTTTTGCCTGTCAGAAGTTCTAGGATACTCATTGAATGATATTTATTAAGTATATAACTATTTCAATTATAAATATAGCATAATTTATATAAATGCAATTATTTATATAACTATTCTATAGATGTAGTGAGTAATGAATTGCTCTTTATACGAAGAATGACAGGTGTGCTATCTTTCTCCTCACCCCTCTCTTTACAATACTTATATCTTATAGCGTATTTTACACTAAGCAAATACTGATAAAGACAAAAGAACGCCTTTTTGTTGAAGAGGTGAATACATAAATACTTAGGTTTCTTACGTAGGAATGATAATAGGTCAGTTGGAACAATAATATTATTCAGCATATCTCAGCAGAGATTATCCCCCTCTATGATAAAATGCTGCAAATTTGCAAAGAGATGACTATACCAACTTTTATAAAGGCTATTTTTTCACGAACTTTGAACGTTGAACTGTGACTAGAGTTTAGTAATAGGATGCATACACATTTTATATTACTTTTATCCATAAACTACTGATTTAATCGCCAGATAAGGCTATGTGTGTTTATCTCTTGCTCTCAGACACACAATTATTAAAAGAGGACACTTATGTTTGATAGTTTAAGTACGAGATTAGACAGGGCGTTTAAAACCCTGAAAGGACAAGGAAGCATTACCGAAGTAAACGTTGCGACTACTGTAAAAGAAATTCGCCGCGCTCTGATAGATGCGGATGTTAACTTCAAAGTTGCCAAAGAAGTAACAGACTCTATAAAAGAGAAGGCGCTTGGTCGTAAAGTGCTTATTTCTGTTTCTCCAGGCCAGCTCCTGACCAAAATTGTTGAAGAGGAGCTTACCGAGCTTATGGGAGGTACGCAGAGCAGTATCAACACTAAGGGAGATCCAGCTATAATCCTGATTTCTGGTTTGCAGGGTTCAGGTAAAACCACATTTTCCGGAAAGTTAGCCAGCTACCTTAAGAAACAGAACCGTGAAGTACTCCTGACAGCCTGTGATGTTTATCGCCCGGCTGCAATTGACCAGCTCAAAGTATTGGGAGAACAAATAGGTGTTGATGTCTATGCTGATAAGGAAAATAAAAATCCCTTGGAAATAGCTCAGCAAGCCTTAGCCTATGCCAAGCAGAACAATAAAAAAGTAGTAATAGTGGATACTGCGGGTCGTCTGGCCATAGATGAGGCCATGATGGACGAAATATCCGCGCTTAAAGAATCATTAAATCCTGCCGAAACACTTTTCGTTGTAGACTCTATGACAGGGCAGGATGCTGTGAATACAGCAAGAGCATTTGATGAGCGAATAAACTTTGATGGTGTCGTTTTAACTAAATTAGATGGTGATACTCGTGGTGGAGCAGCACTTTCTATTAAAAAGGTAGTTGAAAAGCCTATCAAATTTGTTAGTAATGGTGAGAAAATGGATGCTATTGACATTTTCTACCCAGATCGTATGGCACGCCGTATCTTGGATATGGGTGATGTTACTACGCTGGTAGAAAAGGCTCAACAGGCATTTGATGAAGAAGAAGCAGAGAGGCTAAACAAAAAGATTAGAAAAAATCAGTTTGATTTTGATGACTTTCTTTCTCAGCTACAGCAGATCAAAAAAATGGGTAACATTAAAGACCTTTTAGGGCTGCTCCCTGGCATGAACAAAGCTTTAAAGAATATTGATATTGACGACAACTCTTTTAAGCCTATAGAAGCTATCATTCGCTCTATGACTCCTGAAGAACGAGGAACTCCTAACCTGATTAATGGCAGCAGGAAAAAAAGAATTGCTACAGGAAGCGGCACTTCTGTACAGGAGGTAAACAACTTACTTAAACAGTTTGAGGAGATGAGAAAGATGATGAAGAAAATGAACAAGATGGGCAACAAAAAGGGATTGGCCAATATCAATCCTTTCGCATAAAATCATACTACTTATAAAAGCAAAAGAGCAGCTTTCGCTGCTCTTTTTTTATGTTCTCTTAGATATACATCACATCTTTACAAGCCTGAATGGTTTTCTTGGCATTAGGAAGAATTTGCTCTATTAGGGTAGGTGCGTATGGAAGTGGTACATCCCAATTGTTGATTCTTCTTATCGGGGCATCCAGATAATCAAAAGCGTGACGCTGGATATGGTAAGTAATTTCTGAAGAAATAGCACCTAAAGGCCAAGCCTCTTCCACAATTACCAGTCTGTTAGTTTTCTTTACAGAGTCTACTACTGTTTGGTAGTCTATAGGACGAATAGTTCTAAGATCTATAACCTCTGCAGATACGTTATCTTTAGCTAGTTCATCAGCTGCCTCAAGCGCAACTTTCATCATCTTGCCAAAAGAGACGATAGTAACATCAGAACCTTCACGAGTGACTTCTGCTTCTCCAATGGGTAATAGAAACTCATTATCTTCAGGAACGTCGCCTTTATCTCCGTACATTAGCTCTGATTCCATAAATATGACAGGGTCATTGTCACGAACAGAAGCTTTTAGGAGACCTTTAGCCTGCTTAGGGGTACTAGGCACTACTACCTTTAGGCCGGGAGTATTTGCGTACCAGTTATCAAAGTTTTGAGAGTGCTGAGAGCTTAGCTGACCTGCGTTTCCAGTCGGTCCGCGAAATACGATAGGCACTGGTAGCTGGCCTCCAGACATAGACATCATTTTGGCTGCGCCATTGATGATCTGGTCAATAGCTACCAAAGAGAAGTTGAAGGTCATAAATTCAATGATAGGTCTAAGTCCATTCATTGCAGCTCCGATACCAATACCGGTAAAACCTAGCTCTGCAATAGGGGTATCTATGACACGATCGGGACCAAACTCATCCAGCATTCCCTGGCTGGCTTTGTATGCTCCGTTGTATTCTGCCACTTCTTCACCCATCAGGAATACATTTTTATCCCTGCGCATTTCTTCTGACATGGCCTCTTGTACGGCCTCTCTGAATTGTATTTCTCTCATGCTTTATCCTAAGTTGTATGAAGGGCCTAAATTAGTACAACAAGCACTAATTAACAAAATAAGAACGGCTTGCTGAACGCATTAATAAGAAAAAAGCCTTCCTTAGGCAGGAAGGCTTTATAAAACCATCACCAAATCTTAAACCTGAATTATTGAAGTGCTTCTTTAAACTGAGCAGACTCGCTGTAATTACTAAATTCAAGATCTGATACAGCTCTTTCGCGAAGCTCAGAATCAGCGCTAGCAGCATTACCTAATGCTTCGTATATTGCGCTTTCATTCTGTAGTCTGGCATTAGCAACGGCGATACCGTAGCTAGCTACACCAAGTTCACTATCCATATTAAGAGCTTCTTCGAAGCTTGTGATCGCGTTTTCGTAGTTACCAGCAAGAACCTGAGCAAGACCTAGGTTAAATAGGTTAACTGCGGTTTCAGAAGCGTTAGATAGTGTAGAAACTGCCTGATCGTACTCAGCAAGCATTATTTCTACAGCACCTTTTACACCGTTAATAGCAGCAGAACCACCTTGAGTGCTTGCCTGCATGCTGCTTGCTTTAGAAGCTTCGTCTCTTGCTTTCTCTTTGTTACCCTGAAGAGCGTAAATAATTGCAAGGTTAGCGTGAGCCTCAGCGTTGTCGTTCATACGAGCAGCAGTTTCAAGCTGAGTTTGAGCCTGACCTAAGTAGTCTTCCATTTGAGAGCTGCTAGCTTCCATAGCCTGCTGTAAATAAACAGCACCTAAGTTGTTATGAGCAACCCAGCTATTATGTAGTTCAATAGCTTTTTCGTAGATCGCAGCTTTCTCATCAAGAGAAGGAGTTAAAGTTGCTCCGTAAAGTAGTTCCTGCTCAGAAAGAGTATCAGACTTTACAGAACCTTCAGAAACCTGCTTAGATAGCACAGAGATTTGAGACTCAGTTTTCTTTTCTTTAACAGTAAGTACTTCAGTTTTAGCAGCTCTTAAGTCAGGATAAACTTCTCTAAATACTTTGTTGTAAGTAGAAAGTTTATGCATTTCGTCTTCTTTCTCTTCAAAAGATCCAGATCCATCAATGATGTTGTAGTACTCCTGCTTTTCAGACTGAGAGATACCATCGTATTCCTGAAGAGCTTCTCTTAAGCCACTCCAGTCTTCTACTACAGGCTTAAGGATAAAGTTAATTTCATCAGCAGCGTCAGAGTAGTCGTAACGATCCATTTGAGTTTTGTAGTACTCTTCTATACGAGAAGCACGATCTTGAGAAAGGTTTTCGTTCACTCTTTCAGATCCTTCAGGAGAGTGAGTACCAGTAATAGTTACTGAACGGGTTACGTTTTTCTCAGCAATGAAGTTTCTGAATCTCTCACCGCGATCACTACGTACCTCAGAAGGTCTTAAGTAAGAGCTACCCTGAGCGAAGTAGAAGTTAACGTAAGTAGGCTCCAACTCTTCACCAGTGTTGTATCCATGATCTGCATAAAGAACTCCGTCAACACCAGAAGGCACCTGCACTAACTGTGAAGTAGTGATAAGTCCTTCTGCTACCTGCATCATAGGAGTTTCGGCAGTCTTACCAGAATTAGGGTCAGAAGCTACACCTTGCACAAAAAGGTAACCATCATCCATTGACTCACCATCGTAGTCAAAAGTGAATGACTCAGATTTTTTTGGCTGTTGTTCAGCACCATTAGGGAAGTCTTCGGCACGAAATTCAACGCTTCCTACTTCCACGCTGTCGTCGCCATACTTATAGAAAGTGTTCAGTGTATATACTTTCTCTTTTTTCAGCATCTTCACTGGAAGAG
This window of the Porifericola rhodea genome carries:
- a CDS encoding bifunctional alpha/beta hydrolase/OsmC family protein, encoding MTALKVQFKNKEGLQLAARLEKPANNTPKAYAIFAHCFTCSKNLTAIANISRALTQVGYAVLRFDFAGLGESEGDFADTNFTSNVSDLEAAADYLTKEYEAPKLLIGHSLGGTAVLVASLNIKSAEAVVTIGSPAEPQHVTHLLTTDIDEIEKEGKAEVNIGGRSFMIKKQFLDDLEQVHKHHRIEEIKRPLLILHSPIDNVVSIDNAADIYKQAFHPKSFVSLDQADHLLSNKEDSMYVGNIIASWVSRYIKTQDVTPLKTDKHLVTRTKDSFTTEIMTEQHSLIADEPQDAGGTDLGPSPYELLAASLGACTGMTLRMYADHKKWPLQEVRVHLKHEKIHAEDCKECEEDAKKIDHIERIIEIEGDLDQKQKERLLEIANKCPVHKTLNSPTKIITELREA
- a CDS encoding DEAD/DEAH box helicase, encoding MQKLKDNHINSTDNLTFKDFNFQEQLQEGISAMGFEQPTPVQEQAIPSILEGKDVIACAQTGTGKTAAYLLPTLNDLVKNRNENISTLIIVPTRELAVQIDQQLEGFSYFTSISSITIYGGSDGATFDRQKSALKKGTNIIVATPGKLMSHLNLGYVNLDNLRHFILDEADRMLDMGFFDDIMRISSYLPKKKQTLLFSATMPPKIRQLAKNIQEEPLEINIAVSKTAKGILQAAFVLFDDQKLPLLEHLLKAKKVGSLIVFCARKVTVKEISKALDKLDYDIAAIHSDLDQSEREDIMRRFRNKQLQVLVATDILSRGIDVDGIELVINYDVPNDAEDYVHRVGRTARADKKGAAFTFIGPKEQRSFGQIETLIGEEITKAKLPEHMGETPTYNPNNGRNGKSRNKGRNGRKGRRKS
- the ffh gene encoding signal recognition particle protein, giving the protein MFDSLSTRLDRAFKTLKGQGSITEVNVATTVKEIRRALIDADVNFKVAKEVTDSIKEKALGRKVLISVSPGQLLTKIVEEELTELMGGTQSSINTKGDPAIILISGLQGSGKTTFSGKLASYLKKQNREVLLTACDVYRPAAIDQLKVLGEQIGVDVYADKENKNPLEIAQQALAYAKQNNKKVVIVDTAGRLAIDEAMMDEISALKESLNPAETLFVVDSMTGQDAVNTARAFDERINFDGVVLTKLDGDTRGGAALSIKKVVEKPIKFVSNGEKMDAIDIFYPDRMARRILDMGDVTTLVEKAQQAFDEEEAERLNKKIRKNQFDFDDFLSQLQQIKKMGNIKDLLGLLPGMNKALKNIDIDDNSFKPIEAIIRSMTPEERGTPNLINGSRKKRIATGSGTSVQEVNNLLKQFEEMRKMMKKMNKMGNKKGLANINPFA
- a CDS encoding pyruvate dehydrogenase complex E1 component subunit beta, whose amino-acid sequence is MREIQFREAVQEAMSEEMRRDKNVFLMGEEVAEYNGAYKASQGMLDEFGPDRVIDTPIAELGFTGIGIGAAMNGLRPIIEFMTFNFSLVAIDQIINGAAKMMSMSGGQLPVPIVFRGPTGNAGQLSSQHSQNFDNWYANTPGLKVVVPSTPKQAKGLLKASVRDNDPVIFMESELMYGDKGDVPEDNEFLLPIGEAEVTREGSDVTIVSFGKMMKVALEAADELAKDNVSAEVIDLRTIRPIDYQTVVDSVKKTNRLVIVEEAWPLGAISSEITYHIQRHAFDYLDAPIRRINNWDVPLPYAPTLIEQILPNAKKTIQACKDVMYI